One Aphelocoma coerulescens isolate FSJ_1873_10779 chromosome 5, UR_Acoe_1.0, whole genome shotgun sequence DNA segment encodes these proteins:
- the GREM1 gene encoding gremlin-1 isoform X1: MGDSPALLQFVGRIRDSLSLWTPGQLRTPTPPSAPSDLPGRAPKSPRPRRGATAAEPSPAEEPPPRRMVRTLYAIGALFLLMGFMLPTAEGRKRNRGSQGAIPPPVKDQPNDSEQMQTQQQSGSRHRERGKGTSMPAEEVLESSQEALHITERKYLKRDWCKTQPLKQTIHEEGCNSRTIINRFCYGQCNSFYIPRHVRKEEGSFQSCSFCKPKKFTTMTVTLNCPELQPPRKKKRITRVKECRCISIDLD; this comes from the exons ATGGGAGACAGCCCGGCGCTGCTGCAATTTGTAGGCAGGATCCGAGACTCTCTCTCTCTATGGACTCCCGGGCAGCTCCGGACTCCTACGCCACCCTCTGCACCGAGTGACCTGCCGGGGAGAGCCCCGAAGAGCCCCAGGCCCCGCCGAGGAGCCACCGCCGCCGAGCCGAGCCCCGCCGAGGAGCCGCCGCCGCGCAG GATGGTCCGCACACTGTATGCCATCGGTGCCTTGTTTCTTCTGATGGGATTTATGCTACCGACAGCTGAAGGGAGAAAGAGGAATCGTGGATCTCAAGGTGCTATCCCTCCTCCTGTCAAGGATCAGCCCAATGATTCAGAGCAAATGCAGACACAGCAGCAGTCAGGCTCCAGGCATCGAGAGCGAGGAAAAGGCACCTCGATGCCTGCTGAAGAGGTGCTGGAGTCTAGTCAGGAGGCACTGCACATCACTGAGCGCAAGTACCTAAAGCGGGATTGGTGTAAAACCCAACCCCTCAAACAAACTATCCACGAAGAAGGCTGCAACAGTCGTACCATTATCAACAGGTTCTGCTATGGCCAGTGCAATTCCTTCTACATCCCCAGACATGTCCGTAAAGAAGAAGGCTCCTTCCAGTCTTGTTCCTTCTGCAAGCCCAAGAAATTCACCACCATGACTGTTACACTCAATTGCCCTGAGCTTCAGCCcccaagaaagaagaaaagaatcaCCCGAGTTAAGGAATGCCGGTGTATATCTATTGACTTGGACTAA
- the GREM1 gene encoding gremlin-1 isoform X2: MVRTLYAIGALFLLMGFMLPTAEGRKRNRGSQGAIPPPEALHITERKYLKRDWCKTQPLKQTIHEEGCNSRTIINRFCYGQCNSFYIPRHVRKEEGSFQSCSFCKPKKFTTMTVTLNCPELQPPRKKKRITRVKECRCISIDLD; the protein is encoded by the exons ATGGTCCGCACACTGTATGCCATCGGTGCCTTGTTTCTTCTGATGGGATTTATGCTACCGACAGCTGAAGGGAGAAAGAGGAATCGTGGATCTCAAGGTGCTATCCCTCCTCCT GAGGCACTGCACATCACTGAGCGCAAGTACCTAAAGCGGGATTGGTGTAAAACCCAACCCCTCAAACAAACTATCCACGAAGAAGGCTGCAACAGTCGTACCATTATCAACAGGTTCTGCTATGGCCAGTGCAATTCCTTCTACATCCCCAGACATGTCCGTAAAGAAGAAGGCTCCTTCCAGTCTTGTTCCTTCTGCAAGCCCAAGAAATTCACCACCATGACTGTTACACTCAATTGCCCTGAGCTTCAGCCcccaagaaagaagaaaagaatcaCCCGAGTTAAGGAATGCCGGTGTATATCTATTGACTTGGACTAA